ATACCCCATGGACAACTATCACGAGGGCAAGATACCCACGCTGTCACGGACCGCAATCCTGATGGTCGTGGTTTCCTTCATTCTCCTGCCCCTGCTCGTACTGATGCAGATGATAGGATACTTCATGACAGAGGCCACCGAGTACATCAAGAGGAACCCACTGTGGGAGAGAGTGGAGAGTGTGGGCGACTTGCTGTTCTATGCAGGCGCAATGTTCTTTGTCGGCCTGCAGTGGTGGTTGCTCATCCCGGTGCTGCTGCTGTCGCAAGCAGTTGATGGGATACACAAGATTGCTCATCACGAGACATCAAATGTACGGATAACCGCCTTCTTTTACGCCCTGTGGCCAATCACTATGCCACTGTTCTTTGATCCCGTGGAGATAATGGCGATGGCTGCACTCTCCATTCCTGCCTTTGCCTTCTATTCCTATATCAGACCCTACTACACCTACGTCACGGCTGTGCACACAATGAGCATCGCGCTGCTGGTTCTTGCGACGCTCTTCATCGCACCATATCTTCCACTGCTCAACATCTGGTGGCCAGGGACTATACCTCCCCATGTGCCTCCAAAACTCTGGTGAGCAGTCTCAGTTGCATGGGCACAGATCCGCAGGTCTAATGCACACCTGACTCTGAATAAGTCGGTTTCCTAGTCGCAGCCGCTTCGTCCTCTTCGCGCAGCTTGTGCTTGAACGGCCGCCCTTGGGAGTAGATTGCAGGGTCTGCTCCACGAGTCTTCGACACTATCACCAAGAATCCGACAAGCTGAACCCCGACTGATACTACTCCGATTATGAAGACCTCTAGGAAGTAGGCGTGCGAGAACAGCTGAAAGACCCATGCGACGGGATAGACAAAGGTCTGAATCACTATTCCACCAAGTAGGAGGAGCACCCATCTGTTAAGGAAATTGCTTGCCATCTCCGGTTCACATCTCTACGTGAGTCTATCTGCTCGGGCACAAACGGCAGTCAATTAAAGATGTCTGTGATGTTAACCGAGTCCGAACACAAGGGCCTCAATATGGACCCCAGACCGCAGCCGATACGACAGACTGCTAGACACCATCGTCGAGTCTCGATTCGTGTTCATTACCGGGAGGCATCTCGTCCGGTGACACTGCCCCGGATACAAGATCCTCAATCGGAATACCCAGAAGGTCAGCCAAGTCCTCAGCCAACTCAGGGACTCCTACCACAGCAGCATAGGCCCGTACCGCTTCCAAGACGACAAGACGAACTTGGTCTGAGAGAGCGAAGCCAGTCAGCTGAGTCCAAGGGGATTCTCGCGTCACATGACCCATAGTACTTAGAGAGTACATCATCTGCCTTGGACGACCTATGGAGTCCACACTGAAGAGCACAAGAATGGCAGACTCCAATCGTTCAATACGTGCTGCAATCTGAGGACTCTGCAGCGTATAGTAGCCCTGAGCCTCACCAACTCTCAACCGTACCCCGACACGGGAGAAGTACGGCAGAGCCTCCACCACTCTGACTGCCCGCCTGAATCTGAAGAGAGCAGGTATGCGGAAGGTTCTACTTGCTTCGGTGGGCAGGAGCAGATAGAACACTCGGGAGGACAGTAAGCCAAGTGCACACAGACCGAGGCCAAAGACCAGTGGACCAGCGTGGAGGGCCCAGTATACAGGCAGGGATTGCCAGAGAGGAAACGACACCGTCACAAGCAGGACAGGTGCGGAGGCCAGAAGACTGGGGACATCGAGACGACTTGCAAGACTGGAGTATTGACGACTGTAGTCCTTTAGGACGCGAGAGTATTCCGCAATCGTCATCTCCACCTCACGGTACTGCCAGACTGGCTCAGTATATCTGACTTGGCGGCGCATCCACTTCGCCACGCCAGCAGTCACCACTATGATTGCCAAGACATAAGCTGAAGCGAAGAGGACCCAGTAGGAGGGGGCAATCAGTGCGCTCACCACATAGTACTGCGCGCTCTCTGCGCCAGCGAAGGAAATCACGAGCAGTGCAGTCACAAGCAGCGTGAACTGAAGAGTAGTGGGGCCGAACACAACAGGCTCATCGGGTGGATTCGCACTGGAATCGGAAGGAGATGTGTCATCAGTCATTTCAGGTACAGCCCATGTCCTCTAGTATCCTATCGATGTCAGATCTCGACCCGTGGAGCTTGCGCCACTCAAGGATGGCGAGAGCTATTGCGTTCATGGTGACCAGACTCACATCCTTGACCCCCAGTTCTCGTGACATTGAGTGAACCGGATTCCGGACATAGTACACATCGTCGGACACCCCTGTACGTTTGCGGAAGGTCCTGTCTGTGTTCGTCCAGAGCCACACGGTGCCAGCGTGACCGTCTCGCGGGTAGAGCGTACACTGGACGCATCTGACCGATCCGAGCTCATCGGAAATTGACTCGATGCCTACTTGTCCCTCAAGGCCCGAGATACCGATACGCACTCTTGGTCTGCGATACACGGTCAGTCCATCCACAGTGGCACGGTCCATGACCAACTGCACTCCGGACACACCGTGAATAGAGGCCTGAGTCTTCGCGAGTGCAGATGCTTCTCTGAGCAATGGCAGTGAGAAGTCATGAGAGGCATCATTTGATGTGGACAGGAAACCGCCAATCCCACTGACTGAAGCCAAAATGAGCAAGTTGGCGAGGTAGAGTGCGCCTCGGGTTGAAGAGGAGAGGTCAATCCCCAATAGCGGCGTCAGCGGAATGGCTGCGCTTAGAAGGACACATAGTATGGGTAGATAGAAATGCCAGAAGCTGCTTCGTGCAACGAGTCGTAAGTACTGCGTGTTATGAGAACGACGGAGCCTGCGCACTTCATCGAGAGAGAACGCCGCCTCCTCAAACGTCCACTTGGGAGGCGCATATGATACTGTGTGCTTCTTCATGTGCCAGCCGAGGTAATATGCGACACACGATGTCAGAACTGGCAGGGCTACGAACAGAGTCACAAGTACGGTCAGATCAGTCTGTGCCAAGTCCACAGAGCCAACGCCAATGAGCAGTCCCAGCACAATACAGGCGGCCAGTGCAAAACCAGTCAGCAGGTCCAGCTTCTGTGGCTTGTCATACCTGACATACATGGAGGCCATGCGCGTTCCCTCGTGTGACCACACGACTGGCTGCTTTAAAGGTTCTGAAGCGAGTGAAGAACACCCATCTGCGGTACTCTCAGAAATGTGAACCATTCGCGGGTTGGACAGGCCTGACACAATAGCCGCGTCGAACACTACAAGCGGTACCTTGACGGACACAGCATCATGCTTATATACGGAGGGGCATTAACAATTGTTATCAGGTGTTTGCGATGCTCAAAGTGGGTGATAGAGCTCCCGACTTCTCGACTACTACAGAGTCAGGTGAGCCATTCAAGCTCAGTTCCCTAAAGGGAAAGAGAGTTGTGCTCTACTGGTATCCAAAAGACGACACGCCAGGATGCACCGAAGAAGCCTGTTCGATTCGTGACAACTACGCAGTATTCCTGGATGCAGGCATTCCTGTCTTTGGAATCTCTGGTGGGGCGGCGAAGTCCCATCAGGCTTTCAAGAAGAAGAACAATCTGCCCTTTCCACTTCTGATGGACGAGGACTTCAAGATTGCACAACTCTACGGAGTGTATGTCAAGAAGCAGATGTACGGCAAAGAGTACATGGGAATCGAGAGAACAACATTCCTGATAGGAAAGGACGGCAGTATTGAAGGGGTGTTTGGTGGACCCGCAGGTATTGACAAGGTGAAGACCAAGGAACATGCCTCTCAAGTCATTGAATTCTGGAAGCTGAAACTGTAGCAGGAGACAGGACAGGATGAAAGTAGGAGACGCCGTTCCGGACTTCGAAACTGTAGATGAGTCTGGAAGACCATTTCGTTTGAGCGATTACAGAGGAAAGAAGGTGGTGTTATACTTCTACCCCCGCGACTTCACTCCTGGATGCACAGCCGAAGCCTGTTCAATTCGCGATAGCTATCAACTCTTCGAAGGAGCAGGCATTCCCATATTCGGAGTATCGGGAGGAGATGCAGAACAACACAGGAAGTTCAAAGAAAAGCACAGACTTCCATTTCCCATTCTGGTCGATGAACAGCTGAAGATTGCCAAGCTATATGGAGCGTACAGCAGACTGGGTGTAGTAGGGCTCGGAGTGAAACGCATTACATACCTCATCGACGAGAAAGGAACAATCGAAGGTGTCTTCGGTGGTTCGGATGGGCTGGACAAGGTCAGGTCAGAGAGGCACGCAGAACAGATATCACAGTTCTGGGGACTCAAACTATGAGTCAGATCGCTCCGGCTTGAACGTGTTTTCAGAATCAGTAGGTCAAGTTACGGGTCATTCGACTGCACATAGTAATGTTGATTCCCGACTTCAGCACATTCAAGAAGTGAAGTCACAAAGCTGTCAGCCTTTCTAGCAGCAAGAACGGTGAACATGGAAGTCTTGTAGGCTTCACAGAGATGCTATTAGTGCACCTGTTGGCACCGACTCGCTCCATGACACCTGCTGTTGGACTTGTCGCGGCCGCTCCCGTATCGCATCTGTTGTTCTAGGGGATTGATTCAGTGTGCGGATTGCGATGACAGGTACGACAACTCTGGCATCGGCATCAACACAGCGGCCCGACCATTTCATCCTGTCTACGTGCTGCGATCGCTCACAGCGGACATGTCAGTCTGGGGATTCACTTCGACCATCTTCTCGGTCGCTGGGGACACTCTACCGTATTTGCCCAGGTGAAGTCTCAGGCTGCCCTTGAAGAGACGAGTGTATCCGTTAGAGAGTACGTAGGTCTCACCTTCTCTCAGTTGCTCTATCCAGTCGTCCCAGAGTGGTACCCTGATTATTGCAGTCGAGTCGCCCACAACCGCATCTACCACTCTGTGTGTGGTCCCGTCCTCCGGTGACTTCACATGACGTTCAGCTTCAGTCTTCAGGACCTTGAAGGTAACACTGACTCTTCTCATCCCGGCACGGAGACCGGCCACCGTAGTTTCAATTGGTCCAATAGTATTGTTATCCACTATGTATCACTCACCATTTCTAGTCCAGGACAGTCAAAACCAGCAAAGTCTTCCTGGCTTCCCGATGAAAGACTACTCCTTCCTCAGAAAAAGTCCGAGAATATCCGCATAGTTGCTATGCCTGTGTGTTTCCCTTGCGCAACTTTGCTTATGACGTTATGTGTCAAGCAAGACCCAGATCAGAAAGCAGGACTCGCAGCAGACCAGTGACCTGACATGGCAGAGTGACAGAGTTTATTCTCCCAAGTTGAGCGGAGAATTGATGGAGGCATAGATTAAAATCAGGAGCCCGGTCATGCCGCACATGAGGCTCTACAAATGCCTGAACAGAAAGTAACAGTAGAAGAGCTGAAGAAGAAGGCTGAGAAGCCTGGAAAGGACGCTCTGGTCCTACATCCGTTCTACCAGGGCAAGATAATGTCCATTGGAAAGGCACCTGTCAGGACTTTCGATGACTTTGCAATCTGGTACACCCCCGGTGTCGCCAAGTCATGTCTGGTTATCAAAGACAATGAGGAAGCAGCCTATGAACACACTAACAAGGGCAACATGGTCGCTGTCGTGAGTGACGGAACCAGGGTACTTGGACTTGGGGACATTGGTCCATACGGGGCAGGACCTGTCATGGAGGGCAAGGCACTGCTGTTCAAGTACTTGGGTGGGGTTGATGCATGGCCGGTCTGTCTTGACACCAAGGACCCCCGCGAGATTATTCGGACGGTCAAGATAATACAGCCGAGTTTCGGTGGCATCAACCTTGAGGACATCTCCAAGCCAAAGTGCTACAAGGTGCTTGAAGAGCTGAGGAAGGACAAGGACGTCAAGATACCGGTATGGCATGACGATGCCCAAGGCACAGCTACAGTGGTACTGGCTGGAGTACTGGGCGGTCTCAGAGTGGTCAAGAAAGACATTGAGAACATCACTGTTGCATTGTTCGGAGTTGGAGCAGCCAACACACGCACAGCATACTTGCTCATATCAGCAGGAGTCGAC
The nucleotide sequence above comes from Candidatus Thorarchaeota archaeon. Encoded proteins:
- the bcp gene encoding thioredoxin-dependent thiol peroxidase gives rise to the protein MLKVGDRAPDFSTTTESGEPFKLSSLKGKRVVLYWYPKDDTPGCTEEACSIRDNYAVFLDAGIPVFGISGGAAKSHQAFKKKNNLPFPLLMDEDFKIAQLYGVYVKKQMYGKEYMGIERTTFLIGKDGSIEGVFGGPAGIDKVKTKEHASQVIEFWKLKL
- a CDS encoding single-stranded DNA-binding protein, coding for MDNNTIGPIETTVAGLRAGMRRVSVTFKVLKTEAERHVKSPEDGTTHRVVDAVVGDSTAIIRVPLWDDWIEQLREGETYVLSNGYTRLFKGSLRLHLGKYGRVSPATEKMVEVNPQTDMSAVSDRST
- a CDS encoding peroxiredoxin, with the protein product MKVGDAVPDFETVDESGRPFRLSDYRGKKVVLYFYPRDFTPGCTAEACSIRDSYQLFEGAGIPIFGVSGGDAEQHRKFKEKHRLPFPILVDEQLKIAKLYGAYSRLGVVGLGVKRITYLIDEKGTIEGVFGGSDGLDKVRSERHAEQISQFWGLKL